A single genomic interval of Xiphophorus couchianus chromosome 2, X_couchianus-1.0, whole genome shotgun sequence harbors:
- the mto1 gene encoding 5-taurinomethyluridine-[tRNA] synthase subunit MTO1, mitochondrial isoform X1, protein MAASVKSICVRCMSHMLTKKLPPVQSVLFLVSRRASQLSRQRYDVIVVGGGHAGTEAAAAAARIGAETLLVTQKIQTIGALSCNPSLGGIGKGHLVREVDALDGLCGRAGDWAGIHFSVLNRSKGPAVWGPRAQLDRQRYREFIQAELLSTPRLKVLEGSVEELLVSDPNPAEPGRHRVAGIRLANGSQLISASSVVLTTGTFLSGSLFVGQTLSPGGRMGDAPSSSGLTQTLRDRLGLRVGRLRTGTPPRLLKDSVDLSLAKLHPPDRQPTPFSFMNTHTRCKPAEQLPCYLTYTTPGVERVVRESLHLNCHIQQDAKGPRYCPSIESRVLRFPGRSHQVWLEPEGLTSDLLYPQGLSMTMPPDVQLRLIREIPPLHRAEIHTPGYGVQYDYVCPTQLSPALQVKNTQGLFLAGQINGTTGYEEAAAQGLWAGVNAARRALSQPPAALSRTESYIGVLVDDLVSRGVTEPYRMFTSRAEFRTSLRPDNADLRLTMKGFELGCVSAVRHHEAVRVRCSLQNAIAALQALTMSSTSWKKKLPGISMSENKNQALSGMDLLQYKDVSFEMLASVFPESLASYMEFSQRLKIEAVYKPHCDQNKSEIKRIQSEENMSLPQDIDYFTLSVSLSQEVREILDRFRPTTLGAATRLEGMTPAAIANLFKYVVLTRRQESMMSGKQADNEEERGEEPCKRNASLPQ, encoded by the exons ATGGCAGCCTCCGTAAAGAGCATTTGCGTAAG GTGTATGTCTCACATGTTGACGAAGAAGCTGCCCCCAGTGCAGAGCGTCTTGTTCCTGGTTTCCAGGAGAGCCAGTCAGCTCTCCAGACAGCGGTATGATGTCATTGTGGTGGGTGGGGGCCACGCAGGAACCGAGGCAGCGGCTGCAGCGGCCCGAATCGGGGCAGAGACCCTCCTGGtcacacagaaaatacaaacaatcg GAGCGCTGTCCTGCAACCCGTCCCTGGGCGGCATAGGTAAGGGTCACCTGGTGAGGGAGGTAGACGCTCTGGATGGGCTCTGTGGTCGAGCTGGAGACTGGGCGGGGATTCACTTCTCCGTCCTGAATCGTAGCAAAGGCCCCGCCGTGTGGGGGCCGAGAGCCCAGTTGGACCGGCAGCGCTACCGAGAGTTCATTCAG GCAGAGCTGCTGTCCACTCCCAGGCTGAAGGTTCTGGAGGGTTcagtggaggagctgctggtgTCGGATCCGAACCCTGCAGAACCTGGACGCCACAGAGTCGCCGGGATACGGCTCG CCAATGGCAGCCAGCTGATCTCTGCCTCCTCCGTGGTTCTGACCACCGGTACCTTCCTGTCCGGCTCGCTCTTTGTGGGCCAGACCTTGTCCCCCGGAGGCCGGATGGGAGATGCCCCGTCGAGTTCTGGCCTGACCCAAACGTTGAGGGACCGGCTGGGTCTGAGAGTGGGCAGGCTGAGGACCGGAACCCCACCCAGACTTTTAAAAGACTCAGTGGACCTTTCCCTGGCTAAACTCCACCCGCCGGACCGCCAGCCGACGCCTTTCAGCTTCATGAATACTCACACCCGCTGCAAG CCGGCGGAGCAGCTGCCGTGTTACCTGACCTACACGACTCCAGGTGTAGAGAGAGTGGTGAGGGAGAGCCTCCACCTGAACTGCCACATCCAGCAGGACGCCAAAGGACCCAG ATATTGCCCCTCCATTGAGTCCAGGGTGCTGCGCTTTCCAGGAAGAAGTCACCAGGTTTGGCTGGAGCCTGAGgggttgacctctgacctcttgtACCCACAGGGTCTATCCATGACCATGCCTCCTGACGTGCAGCTGCGCCTCATCAGAGAAATCCCTCCTTTGCACAGAGCAGAGATCCACACTCCAG GTTATGGTGTGCAGTATGATTATGTGTGTCCCACCCAGCTGAGTCCCGCGCTGCAGGTGAAAAACACGCAGGGACTTTTTCTGGCCGGCCAGATCAACGGGACGACGGGTTACGAAGAGGCAGCTGCACAG GGGCTGTGGGCGGGAGTGAACGCCGCCCGCCGCGCCCTTTCACAGCCTCCGGCGGCGCTGTCTCGGACGGAGAGCTACATCGGCGTCCTCGTTGATGACCTGGTGAGTCGAGGAGTTACCGAACCGTACCGCATGTTCACCAGCCGGGCGGAGTTTCGGACTTCTCTGAGGCCGGACAACGCTGACCTCCGCCTTACAATGAAAG GGTTTGAGCTGGGATGCGTCTCGGCTGTGCGCCACCATGAGGCAGTTAGGGTGCGTTGCAGTCTCCAGAACGCAATAGCCGCCCTCCAGGCTCTCACAATGTCCTCAACCAGCTGGAAGAAGAAGCTGCCGGGAATCAGCATGAGCGAGAACAAGAACCAGGCGCTCAG cgGGATGGACCTGCTGCAGTACAAAGACGTCTCCTTCGAAATGTTGGCTTCTGTCTTTCCTGAGTCCCTTGCATCATACATGGAGTTCTCACAAAGACTCAAAATAGAGG CCGTGTACAAGCCTCACTGCGACCAAAACAAGAGCGAGATCAAGAGGATTCAGAGCGAGGAGAACATGTCTCTGCCGCAGGACATCGACTACTTCACTCTGTCCGTGTCTCTGTCGCAGGAAGTCAGGGAAATCCTCGACAGATTTCGACCGACCACC CTGGGAGCTGCTACCCGTCTGGAAGGCATGACTCCTGCGGCGATCGCCAATCTCTTCAAGTACGTTGTCCTTACAAGGAGACAGGAGAGCATGATGAGCGGAAAGCAAGCGGACAACGAGGAGGAAAGAGGAGAGGAGCCGTGCAAAAGAAATGCATCTTTACCTCAATAA
- the mto1 gene encoding 5-taurinomethyluridine-[tRNA] synthase subunit MTO1, mitochondrial isoform X2, which yields MSHMLTKKLPPVQSVLFLVSRRASQLSRQRYDVIVVGGGHAGTEAAAAAARIGAETLLVTQKIQTIGALSCNPSLGGIGKGHLVREVDALDGLCGRAGDWAGIHFSVLNRSKGPAVWGPRAQLDRQRYREFIQAELLSTPRLKVLEGSVEELLVSDPNPAEPGRHRVAGIRLANGSQLISASSVVLTTGTFLSGSLFVGQTLSPGGRMGDAPSSSGLTQTLRDRLGLRVGRLRTGTPPRLLKDSVDLSLAKLHPPDRQPTPFSFMNTHTRCKPAEQLPCYLTYTTPGVERVVRESLHLNCHIQQDAKGPRYCPSIESRVLRFPGRSHQVWLEPEGLTSDLLYPQGLSMTMPPDVQLRLIREIPPLHRAEIHTPGYGVQYDYVCPTQLSPALQVKNTQGLFLAGQINGTTGYEEAAAQGLWAGVNAARRALSQPPAALSRTESYIGVLVDDLVSRGVTEPYRMFTSRAEFRTSLRPDNADLRLTMKGFELGCVSAVRHHEAVRVRCSLQNAIAALQALTMSSTSWKKKLPGISMSENKNQALSGMDLLQYKDVSFEMLASVFPESLASYMEFSQRLKIEAVYKPHCDQNKSEIKRIQSEENMSLPQDIDYFTLSVSLSQEVREILDRFRPTTLGAATRLEGMTPAAIANLFKYVVLTRRQESMMSGKQADNEEERGEEPCKRNASLPQ from the exons ATGTCTCACATGTTGACGAAGAAGCTGCCCCCAGTGCAGAGCGTCTTGTTCCTGGTTTCCAGGAGAGCCAGTCAGCTCTCCAGACAGCGGTATGATGTCATTGTGGTGGGTGGGGGCCACGCAGGAACCGAGGCAGCGGCTGCAGCGGCCCGAATCGGGGCAGAGACCCTCCTGGtcacacagaaaatacaaacaatcg GAGCGCTGTCCTGCAACCCGTCCCTGGGCGGCATAGGTAAGGGTCACCTGGTGAGGGAGGTAGACGCTCTGGATGGGCTCTGTGGTCGAGCTGGAGACTGGGCGGGGATTCACTTCTCCGTCCTGAATCGTAGCAAAGGCCCCGCCGTGTGGGGGCCGAGAGCCCAGTTGGACCGGCAGCGCTACCGAGAGTTCATTCAG GCAGAGCTGCTGTCCACTCCCAGGCTGAAGGTTCTGGAGGGTTcagtggaggagctgctggtgTCGGATCCGAACCCTGCAGAACCTGGACGCCACAGAGTCGCCGGGATACGGCTCG CCAATGGCAGCCAGCTGATCTCTGCCTCCTCCGTGGTTCTGACCACCGGTACCTTCCTGTCCGGCTCGCTCTTTGTGGGCCAGACCTTGTCCCCCGGAGGCCGGATGGGAGATGCCCCGTCGAGTTCTGGCCTGACCCAAACGTTGAGGGACCGGCTGGGTCTGAGAGTGGGCAGGCTGAGGACCGGAACCCCACCCAGACTTTTAAAAGACTCAGTGGACCTTTCCCTGGCTAAACTCCACCCGCCGGACCGCCAGCCGACGCCTTTCAGCTTCATGAATACTCACACCCGCTGCAAG CCGGCGGAGCAGCTGCCGTGTTACCTGACCTACACGACTCCAGGTGTAGAGAGAGTGGTGAGGGAGAGCCTCCACCTGAACTGCCACATCCAGCAGGACGCCAAAGGACCCAG ATATTGCCCCTCCATTGAGTCCAGGGTGCTGCGCTTTCCAGGAAGAAGTCACCAGGTTTGGCTGGAGCCTGAGgggttgacctctgacctcttgtACCCACAGGGTCTATCCATGACCATGCCTCCTGACGTGCAGCTGCGCCTCATCAGAGAAATCCCTCCTTTGCACAGAGCAGAGATCCACACTCCAG GTTATGGTGTGCAGTATGATTATGTGTGTCCCACCCAGCTGAGTCCCGCGCTGCAGGTGAAAAACACGCAGGGACTTTTTCTGGCCGGCCAGATCAACGGGACGACGGGTTACGAAGAGGCAGCTGCACAG GGGCTGTGGGCGGGAGTGAACGCCGCCCGCCGCGCCCTTTCACAGCCTCCGGCGGCGCTGTCTCGGACGGAGAGCTACATCGGCGTCCTCGTTGATGACCTGGTGAGTCGAGGAGTTACCGAACCGTACCGCATGTTCACCAGCCGGGCGGAGTTTCGGACTTCTCTGAGGCCGGACAACGCTGACCTCCGCCTTACAATGAAAG GGTTTGAGCTGGGATGCGTCTCGGCTGTGCGCCACCATGAGGCAGTTAGGGTGCGTTGCAGTCTCCAGAACGCAATAGCCGCCCTCCAGGCTCTCACAATGTCCTCAACCAGCTGGAAGAAGAAGCTGCCGGGAATCAGCATGAGCGAGAACAAGAACCAGGCGCTCAG cgGGATGGACCTGCTGCAGTACAAAGACGTCTCCTTCGAAATGTTGGCTTCTGTCTTTCCTGAGTCCCTTGCATCATACATGGAGTTCTCACAAAGACTCAAAATAGAGG CCGTGTACAAGCCTCACTGCGACCAAAACAAGAGCGAGATCAAGAGGATTCAGAGCGAGGAGAACATGTCTCTGCCGCAGGACATCGACTACTTCACTCTGTCCGTGTCTCTGTCGCAGGAAGTCAGGGAAATCCTCGACAGATTTCGACCGACCACC CTGGGAGCTGCTACCCGTCTGGAAGGCATGACTCCTGCGGCGATCGCCAATCTCTTCAAGTACGTTGTCCTTACAAGGAGACAGGAGAGCATGATGAGCGGAAAGCAAGCGGACAACGAGGAGGAAAGAGGAGAGGAGCCGTGCAAAAGAAATGCATCTTTACCTCAATAA